A region from the Nocardioides exalbidus genome encodes:
- a CDS encoding ABC transporter ATP-binding protein, translated as MAEVVLDKVNKLYDNGFHAVHDLSIDIADGEFIVLVGPSGCGKSTALRMIAGLEDISTGTLSIDDRVVNTLSSRERDIAMVFQSYALYPHMSVADNIAYGLKIRRMDKSEIQQRVKRAADMLELGPLLDRKPKQLSGGQRQRVAMGRAIVREPKVFLMDEPLSNLDAKLRVQMRAEIGQVQRDLNVTTIYVTHDQTEAMTMGDRVALMKAGVLQQLGAPQHLYDNPDNIFVAGFIGSPPMNMALATVDRTSEGVTVTMGGAEVTVPETVTSARPALVSYAGRQVAIGLRSEDMEDASLARDGASRATLSTTVSLTEALGSEIVVHFPVDAPRVVTEDTRALEEDAGTDDIPTTTSGNTWVASFSPRSRVRPGDTVQIALDAERLHYFDPDTGLAIRD; from the coding sequence GTGGCCGAAGTAGTCCTCGACAAGGTCAACAAGCTCTACGACAACGGCTTCCACGCCGTGCACGACCTCTCGATCGACATCGCCGACGGCGAGTTCATCGTGCTGGTCGGCCCGTCCGGCTGCGGCAAGTCCACCGCCCTGCGGATGATCGCGGGGCTGGAGGACATCAGCACTGGCACGCTGTCGATCGACGACCGCGTGGTCAACACGCTGTCCTCGCGCGAGCGTGACATCGCGATGGTCTTCCAGTCCTACGCGCTCTACCCGCACATGAGCGTGGCCGACAACATCGCGTACGGCCTCAAGATCCGGCGCATGGACAAGTCCGAGATCCAGCAGCGGGTCAAGCGCGCCGCCGACATGCTCGAGCTCGGTCCCCTGCTCGACCGCAAGCCCAAGCAGCTCTCCGGCGGCCAGCGCCAGCGCGTCGCGATGGGCCGCGCGATCGTCCGCGAGCCCAAGGTCTTCCTGATGGACGAGCCGCTGTCCAACCTCGACGCCAAGCTGCGCGTGCAGATGCGCGCCGAGATCGGCCAGGTCCAGCGCGACCTCAACGTCACCACGATCTACGTCACCCACGACCAGACCGAGGCGATGACGATGGGCGACCGCGTCGCCCTGATGAAGGCGGGCGTGCTGCAGCAGCTCGGTGCGCCGCAGCACCTCTACGACAACCCCGACAACATCTTCGTCGCGGGCTTCATCGGCTCACCGCCGATGAACATGGCCCTGGCGACGGTGGACCGCACGAGTGAGGGCGTGACGGTCACCATGGGGGGTGCCGAGGTCACCGTTCCCGAGACCGTGACCTCGGCACGCCCCGCCCTCGTGTCCTACGCCGGGCGCCAGGTCGCGATCGGCCTCCGCAGCGAGGACATGGAGGACGCCTCGCTCGCCCGCGACGGCGCCAGCAGGGCCACCCTGTCGACCACGGTCAGCCTCACCGAGGCGCTCGGCTCGGAGATCGTCGTGCACTTCCCGGTCGACGCGCCGCGCGTGGTCACCGAGGACACCCGGGCGCTCGAGGAGGACGCCGGCACCGACGACATCCCGACCACCACCTCCGGCAACACGTGGGTCGCCTCGTTCAGCCCGCGGTCGCGGGTGCGTCCGGGTGACACGGTGCAGATCGCGCTCGACGCGGAGCGGCTGCACTACTTCGACCCCGACACCGGCCTCGCGATCCGCGACTGA